The Laspinema palackyanum D2c nucleotide sequence TTGAAATTGGTTGAGCATTTCTCGATAGCAATCGCTCAGGGCGGCACTCTGAATATCGGGAACTGACCCAAGATGTCCATTGCGATAGGCATCGCGATGGGCAAGGGGCATACAGTCCGCAGGAAGCCATTGCCCCTGGATGGATGGATAAGGCGCTTGTACATCTTCAGCGATACAAACGCCACTGCCATCGGCTAAAAACTGAAAGGCAAGGGCGCGATCGGTGTCTAGGGCCTGTCGGAGACCCTGGACCCCGAGTTTTAAAATGGTGGGCAGATCGAAAGTGGAGCGGATTTTAGCAGAAATTCGACTCAGGAGCATTTCCCGCGATCGCCGCTGTTGGATTTCCTGTTCGGCGCGGGCGCGATCGCTCAAATCCGTGACAAAGGTCATAAAATAGCTCTCGTCCTCTTCTTCCCCCACCAGGCAGAGGGTTACCTCTGCCGCCAACAAGGAACCATTGGCGCAGATGTAACGCTGGCGTAGGGTTTGCCGTTTGACTCCCTCTCGCACCATTTGTTGAATCAGTCGCAACAGTGCCGCGAAATCTTCGGGATAGGAAATCGCCCGGGAATCTAAATAGCGCAGTTGACTGGGACTATACCCCGTCATTTGACAAAAGGCTGGATTGGCTTTGACGATCCCGCCATCAATGCTGTGATAAACAATTCCCGTGGGACAGTCCCAAAACATCTCATCAAAGCCGGGATTGGGAAATGAGATCCAGGATGACGGTTGAGCGATGCAGTCTTGAGTTTGCTGAGGGGTTACAGGCGATCGCAAAGCCTCTCTCCCCCGGGAAAATCGCAGGTTTTGAGCCGTCCTCTCCCCTAACGGGTTAGACTCGACCAAGTTAGCACTCTCTTGGGCATCGGCGATGGACGAGTCTTGGGAAGAAATTAAATGGAGCGTATGTAACCAAAACCGCCGCAATACCCGCTCATCATTTTCTAGATCCACCGCTTCCAAACCGGAACAGTGAGGGACTGCTGTCGCCAGGGTTGAGCTTCGCAGCAACTGAACGATCGCCTCTGGATCGAACACGACTGAGACTCTACTACGCGGCTCATTCCCTTCTTCAACGGCTGCAAATTCTTTCTCTGGGTGAGCTTGCTCCAGTTCCACTTGAATCCAGACGTTCAGATGGGAACTCAGGGCCAGGATGCTCGTTTCCACTCCCCCCAGGGCAATCACCGGAACCGGCGCAAATCGTTGGGGCTTGCCCAGGGGATAGTTCGGCTGACTGGAAGCATTCGGCATGGATTGCACCTCCACTTCAGCTAGGGAGAATCGGTTTGGCGTCTTTGCCGTTTTTACCGGATATGTCCCGACTCCCGATTCGACCTTTTCTGGAATCCTCTGCCCAGTTTTATACCAAATTTCTTGTAGTGTTTGACACCGTTCTAAATTGTCTCCCACCACTAATAAAGCCCGTAACCACCCGCTGCTTTCTAGGGCATGGCGCAGCAGTTGAAATAAAGACAACAAATGTTCCCGGTCCAAATATAGGATGATTTGGCTGGGTAAACGATGATTCATATTTATTTTAGAATTTGGAGTTTTCATAGGTTTAGAGAGAATTGGGCCGATTTGTTCAATTTGGGGTTTGACTAAGTTAATGATTCCCTAACTGATCCGCAGTATTTAAAGGATTGCCCTAAGAACTTTAAATGTAATGTTTCTTTACAAAAAAAAGTAAAATTTTACCCTAGACAGTAAGCATAAAAGCTGGGGTAATTCGTCAACCGATTGTCAAAATAAGTTAACAAATTGTACCCACAACACCCACCCTTTTTACCCTTGCCCATCGCCTCGACGCTGGTCTACATGACCTAGGGACTAGGAAAAATGTTCAGGTTTGAGGCGATCGCCTCCGACACCATAATGCGAACCCACCTGAACTTTCCGACCCCTACCATCTCCTCAATCTTTACTGTACTCCATTTAGCCCCGACTTAGAAGAAGGGGCTTTAAACCGGAGGGGATTTCTTCTAATCTAGTGCAGGTCCAGGTTTCGGCGGTAGCAATTTCCTCAATTCATTGCACCGCAGTTCACGGGGACGAGTCGCCCTTTGGCAGATGAGTTGTTTTCCCCACCCTTTCGGGACTTTCCCCTTCTTGAAAGAGGCGATCGGATTGCCATCACCTCCTCCGCAACCTATCTCAGTTTAGCAACCCGGATCTGTCACCTTGGATCAAATTGACTTCAAAAGGGGCAAGGAGTGGGCCAAGTTACCCCCCGATAGAGTCAAGGAAATTCTCCTGTTGCTTGACGAGCATCTTCGACTGGAATGATTCGGGGTTCTCATTGTACTAGCAACTTCCCGGATTGTAAAATTCTGCTCAATGCTTCCCATCCAACTGTTCGCAATAAACTGTTGCTGAAGCGAGGAGCATACAAATTCACGACAACCTTCAGTGTTTAAATGAAGTTTTTTCTCCCCGGATTCTATCTTATAAACCCCTCCTCTGAAACCATCTACAGCAGCCCTATATCATACTAAATCGGGCGCTTTTAAGCCAAAGATCCAGCCTTCAAGATAGGGCTTTGGCGTTCAAAGCCTGTCTAATCTTGGCTTAAGAAAAAAAACCGAATTTCCCCCAAAAATGGTGTAAACCCACCTGTACTGGTGGCTAGGGGGTAAGTACCGGACAAGTTAGACAACCTGAGAGGCACAAAATATAAGTGTTGCCGGATCAAGAAGCTCAGCAACAACCCCCACCCAGACAGGGTAAGGCTATCCGAACGGAGCCTCTCCTGCGGGGGCTAAAGAGTAAATAGAGCTTGGACCACCGGATTTGCTAGAAGTTTTGGGTAGAAAGCCATTGTAAGAAAGGGTGAAACTTTTGTATCTCACGCTTGAGTAAAATTTGTAGACTTACGAGACCCAAATTGGGTATTAGACGGCTTGCAAAACAATTTTATGCTACCCTAGAAGACTTGATCCATTCTCTAGGGAGGGGTGCAATCCTAGCGAAATGCACTGCTCATTAGCTGATTCATTCCACCTGTCACCTAAACTGGAATAGACTTTTAAGCATAACCCCTATTTTTTGGCAAGAGGTGTAATGCTATTAAAATCAATTTATCAATCATTTGGCCTAAGCTCCTGGGTAGAGTTCGCCAGAGAATCAAAAGCTATAATTGTTCTTTAAAAAAACCCGGTTGTTCATCGGGTTTTTGAGTGTACCACCAAGCCCAAGCAATTAGCACAGCCTGAAAAGGCAGTCTAACCCAGTAAAGCCAAGGATGATGAGGAATACCTTCAATGGGAATACTATTAAGCGCCTGATTGATATTAGCGGGAAAAACCGCGACAAACAGAGCAATCAGTCCCCAGGCAGCCGCAACGCTGACAAACGGAATGAGTAAGCCAATTCCTCCTAAAATCTCGAAAAATCCACTAATGTAGACCAACTCAGTCGGGTAAGGTAATTGAGGCGGCACAATTCTGACATATTGATCGGGGTGAGTAAAGTGTGTAATGCCTACTCCGATAATAGCTACCGATAAGACAACCCGGAGAATTTCTTTAAGCCGATTGGGCGTGGTGTTGTTTGAAGTCATAGCGTCAGAGAGAGAACTTAAGCCAACCGTAGCAATCTTTGTTGATCGTTACCTCTACCTTGAGTATTATTACAAAGGCGCTTCCCAAAAAAGTAAAAGTTTAAAATTCACACCTAAACACAATTTACGTTGGAGTAAAGGCAATGACGATTTGCATCGGCACTTCAGGTTGGAGTTATCAACATTGGGAAGGTGTGCTTTATCCCTACCAGTTAGCGCCGCGTTCCCGGCTGGATTACTATATCCAGCAGTATCAAACCGTCGAAGTTAACAGCACTTACTATCGATGGCCCCAAGATGAGACCTTTACTAACTGGCAGCACCGCCTCCTTGAAGGATTTCTGATGACTGTAAAAGCGCCCCGTGGGTTAACACATTCCCAGCGTCTTTACTCGCCAGAAAACTGGTTGGCACGGATAGGCAGGGGACTCGAATGCCTGGGCGATCGCCTAGGTATTCTGCTTGTCCAGCTTCCTCCCCAATTCGGCTACGACTTTGCCCGCCTAGCCTACTTTTTAGAACAAATACCCCCCTGGATCAGAGTGGCGATCGAATTCCGACACCCAAGCTGGCACATAGAAGAGGTATTTTCCCTCCTGGAACGCTTTGGAGTAGCTTACTGTGTAATGAGCGGGGCGCACCTGCCTTGCATCCTTCGCGCCACCGCACCTTTCGTCTATGTAAGGCTTCACGGTCCCGATCCCCATTCCCTCTACGGAGGCTCCTACTCGGATGAGGATTTGTCCTGGTGGGCTTCCCGTCTTTGGGAGTGGGAAACTCAGGGGCACAGCGCCTTTGTCTATTTCAACAATGACGGTGGCGGAAATGCAGTGAGGAATGCTTCTAAGTTAAAAACTTTTGTGGAGAATGGGACTTTTTAACAAGTTTATCCGCGACTTGCAGGCTAATGTGATAGCAGGCTTTCAGGCTTTGGGGCAGGCAGTCCCTCCCCATCGATGTTAGGAAATTGGTATTTTCGGCAACAACCGACCTGTGGTAGAAAAGGATATAATCACTTGACACAACGCCCGTGGTGTCTAAAAGCAGGATTAACCAAAGAAGTCTGGTTTGAAGCGGCTTACTTCTACCTGTCCCTTGACCCCCAGACATGATAAGCTGGTTAACCCCATTGCTATCCCTAAAGAACGATGGGAACGTTGTAAACGAGCAGCGGACTTGCGAAAACTGCGAACCATGCAGAAGCGGTTGTCTGCTCTTGGCTCTTGAGAGCAGGTTAAAAGCATCCATCTATCGAAGAATGAGGGGAACCGAGGTTAAATTTGTATTTTATTGGAAAATCATTTCAAACCCGACGATATCCGTGAGTTACTCAAGTTTTAAATATGAAAATAAAACGCACAATTTACTGGGAAAATCTAGCCGAGATTGAAGAATTACAAGAGTTTATTCAAAAAGATTTTCCCTTTTTTAAGCAGCTCATCGAAGAGCATATTGAAGAGGTGGAAAAGTTTCCTGATAAAACCCTAGATAAATTTAGCAAAATACGGGCATTAGAAGTGGTCAATGGTTGCACTCAATGGGCGTTCCGTCGCGGAGATAAAGAATGCTTGTCTATGGAGCAGACCCATGAATGCATGAATCTAGTTATAGGTTTTATGAAACGCACAGAATTCTTTTTCCCCAGTGAAGGTCAAATTGAATTTGATGAGGAAGAAAAAGCCTTTCTTCGAGCCGCTCGATTGCTTTACCAAAATGCGTTTA carries:
- a CDS encoding DUF72 domain-containing protein, giving the protein MTICIGTSGWSYQHWEGVLYPYQLAPRSRLDYYIQQYQTVEVNSTYYRWPQDETFTNWQHRLLEGFLMTVKAPRGLTHSQRLYSPENWLARIGRGLECLGDRLGILLVQLPPQFGYDFARLAYFLEQIPPWIRVAIEFRHPSWHIEEVFSLLERFGVAYCVMSGAHLPCILRATAPFVYVRLHGPDPHSLYGGSYSDEDLSWWASRLWEWETQGHSAFVYFNNDGGGNAVRNASKLKTFVENGTF
- a CDS encoding DoxX family protein, translated to MTSNNTTPNRLKEILRVVLSVAIIGVGITHFTHPDQYVRIVPPQLPYPTELVYISGFFEILGGIGLLIPFVSVAAAWGLIALFVAVFPANINQALNSIPIEGIPHHPWLYWVRLPFQAVLIAWAWWYTQKPDEQPGFFKEQL